CTTTGGAGTTTTAAAGGCTTCCACCTTGCTCTTAGTCTCCGTCTTTGGATGAGTGGTCTTTAGCTCTTGTATACTCTCCTCCTTTCTAAACTCCAAAAGGCTTAGGTCTATTTCCAAAGGCTTTGTGTCTTTGTAAAAAGTCGTTTGCGAAAGCCATACAAAGCCTGTTAGAAAAAGGGCATGCAGTATAAAGGAAACTCCGTAAGCCTTTAGTCTCTGGTTCATCTTACCTCCGTTCTAATGGAAACCCTCTCAAACTGGTATTTCTTCAAAAGCTCCAGAAGGCTTACAAGGCTTTGCAAGTTTGCGTCCTTGTCTCCTGCTATGCTTATGCGTATAGAGGGGTCTAAGTTTTTGAGTATCTCCTCAAGCTCTCGGAGGCTTACTTCTTTGCCCTCAAAGAAGAGCCTACCCTCCTTTGTGAGAACTATCTCAAGGCTCCTTATAACCTCTTCCTGTTTTTGGCTTGCCTTTGGGAGGTTTACAGGTATAGAGCCTTGCACCACAAAGGTGGCGGTAATAAGCACGATGGTAAGGAGCACCAGCATTATGTCCACAAGAGGTATCACGTTCATGGAGCTAAACTCTTTCTCTTCCATTTTGCACCTCCCAAAGGGTTAGTTTTTCACGCACCTTCCTCAAGAGGTAGTTATATAGCACGGAAGAAGGAATAGCTACCAAAAGACCTACAGCGGTAGCCTTCAAAGCCAAAGCCAGACCCACCATAACCTTCTGAGTATCCACAAAGCCCTCTTGACCTATGGTGTAAAAGGTTAGCATTATGCCAAGCACCGTTCCAAGAAGACCCACATAAGGAGCGTTGGAGGCGGTAGAGGCTATGATGAAAAGTCCCTTTGTAAGCTCCAGCTCAAGCTCCTGCTTGCTTTTGAAGTTCTCAAGTTTGAGGTTTCTGTAAAACATAAGCCTTTCTATGCCTATACCAAAAGAGATAAAGCTAAGAAGGAGCAAAAGACCTATTACGCCATAGTCAACTGAGAGCCTAAGCCAGTCCATGCTGTTAATTTTAAGTTATGCACACGATAGCTTCAAGGATAAATTAAAAAAGGGGGCGAAGCCCCANNNNNNNNNNNNNNNNNNNNNNNNNNNNNNNNNNNNNNNNNNNNNNNNNNNNNNNNNNNNNNNNNNNNNNNNNNNNNNNNNNNNNNNNNNNNNNNNNNNNGGCAAGGATTCCCCAAGAGGGGCAGTTTATAAGGCTAAAAGAGGACAAGAGCCTTGAAGTTCCAGCAAACCCCATAATCCCCTACATTGAGGGTGATGGCATCGGTCCAGAGATAGCTCCCGCCATGATAGAGGTGGTAAACACTGCGGTAGAGAAGGCTTACGGTGGAAGCAGGAAGATATACTGGGTGGAGCTTTTGGCAGGAGACAAGGCGGAAGAAAAAACGGGTAAACGCATGCCAGAGGAGACCCTTGAGATACTCAAACAAGCTATAGTTTCCATAAAAGGACCTCTTGGCACGCCAGTAGGCAAGGGTGGAAAGTCCCTTAATGCGGTCCTACGTCAATCTATGGACTTTTACTCCGCTATAAGACCAGTTTACTGGCTTGGGCAACCCGCACCCGTTCCTAACCCAGAAAGGGTTAACGTGGCAATCTTTAGAGAGAACTCTGACGATGTTTATATGAGCATAGAATACATGCCAAAGGCGGAGAATACACAAAAGGTTAGGGAGTTTTTCATAAAGGAGATGGGTGTTTCTGAATATGCTCTGCCTGAGGACTGTGGAATAACAGTAAAGCCTATGAGCGAATTCAAAACAAAAAGGCATGTGAGAAAGGCTCTAAGGTGGGCTCTTGAAAACAACAAGAAGGTGGTAGCGGTGGTGGGTAAGGGCAATATAATGAAGGCTACAGAAGGTGCCTTTATGAACTGGGCTTTTGAGGTGGCAAAGGAGCCAGAGTTTGAAGGAAGGGTAATAACAGAAGGAGAGCCAAAGGATGGTCAAGTCCTATTGGTAAAGGTTATAACAGACCAGATGCTTATGCAGTTGGTCCTAAAGCCAGAAGCCTACGATGTTATAATCACACAGAACCTAAACGGAGACTATATCTCTGACCTTGCGTCCGCTTTGGTGGGTGGACCTGGCTTTGTCCCCAGTGGGAACATAGGCGACGGCTATGCACTTTTTGAAAGCACGCATGGAACCGCCTACGATATTGCAGGCAAGGGCATTGCAAACCCGTTATCTCTTACACTCTCTGGTGCTATGATGCTTGAATATCTTGGATGGAAAGAGGCAAGCGAGCTCATATACAAGGCTGTCAAAAAAGCCATAGAGGACAAAC
The window above is part of the Aquificaceae bacterium genome. Proteins encoded here:
- a CDS encoding biopolymer transporter ExbD, which gives rise to MEEKEFSSMNVIPLVDIMLVLLTIVLITATFVVQGSIPVNLPKASQKQEEVIRSLEIVLTKEGRLFFEGKEVSLRELEEILKNLDPSIRISIAGDKDANLQSLVSLLELLKKYQFERVSIRTEVR
- the exbB gene encoding TonB-system energizer ExbB; the protein is MDWLRLSVDYGVIGLLLLLSFISFGIGIERLMFYRNLKLENFKSKQELELELTKGLFIIASTASNAPYVGLLGTVLGIMLTFYTIGQEGFVDTQKVMVGLALALKATAVGLLVAIPSSVLYNYLLRKVREKLTLWEVQNGRERV
- a CDS encoding NADP-dependent isocitrate dehydrogenase is translated as MPQEGQFIRLKEDKSLEVPANPIIPYIEGDGIGPEIAPAMIEVVNTAVEKAYGGSRKIYWVELLAGDKAEEKTGKRMPEETLEILKQAIVSIKGPLGTPVGKGGKSLNAVLRQSMDFYSAIRPVYWLGQPAPVPNPERVNVAIFRENSDDVYMSIEYMPKAENTQKVREFFIKEMGVSEYALPEDCGITVKPMSEFKTKRHVRKALRWALENNKKVVAVVGKGNIMKATEGAFMNWAFEVAKEPEFEGRVITEGEPKDGQVLLVKVITDQMLMQLVLKPEAYDVIITQNLNGDYISDLASALVGGPGFVPSGNIGDGYALFESTHGTAYDIAGKGIANPLSLTLSGAMMLEYLGWKEASELIYKAVKKAIEDKLGTPDIANGFRKMGIEAKALSTMEFARAIAERI